A single region of the Epinephelus moara isolate mb chromosome 14, YSFRI_EMoa_1.0, whole genome shotgun sequence genome encodes:
- the plk4 gene encoding serine/threonine-protein kinase PLK4 encodes MSVSIGDKIEDFKVLTLLGKGSFACVYRAKSVKTGLEVAIKTIDKKAMHKAGMVQRVTNEVEIQCRLKHPSILELYNYFEDSNYVYLVLEMCHNGEMSRYLKERKMPFSEDEARHFMHQIVKGMLYLHTHGILHRDLTLSNLLLTSSMNIKIADFGLATQLKLPNEKHFTMCGTPNYISPEVATRSAHGLESDVWSLGCMFYAFLMGRPPFDTDTVKHTLSKVVLGDYEMPSHVSLEAQDLIHQLLQRDPAQRPSLSAVLDHPFMTQSLLVRTKELGLGDEGSIDSGIATISTACTSSISASGSSRLQRRTKHMIGSALPNRMAPIPSLPRQPNSACFEDGDQWQQQHPADRFHREGRSRGVHGGDSGQPHSRYLRRAHSSDRSSSSASGQGSSHAELGRCHSEETLTSLGRPVFPMSSTQHPFTEHGRLPSPPVKQSANSGYMLSTQTAHPPNLQFQDLEGVTNWLNNEASGQKPADSSTHSSSGSFHSSRGPLGVHNSWTDMPMGRNVNPHHNQHHMHHNLPSNCDSYRENIPGAEFQPPHGRELKPPSVKPGVDKEKKTLRDIVPPLCASRLKPIRQKTKNAVVSVLDTGEVCMELLKCQNGQERVKEVLRISCDGLMVTIYQPNGGKGFPVLDCPPAPPEDILICSYEDLPEKYWKKYQYASKFVQLVKSKTPKVTLYTKYAKVMLMENSPNADLEVCFYDGAKTHKTSELVRVVEKSGKSYTVKGEVGLSGLSPESRLYVELSDEGHSMCLSLEAAITAEEQRSTKNVPFFPVTIGRRPANPDTLCSSSLPSQPVPPEIASPPQPPQITPSMISYDGSDFTTASLSKKSSPLRQETGKVVKSIFVPNVGWASQLTNGEVWVQFNDGSQLVVQAGVSCITYTSPEGRITRYKENEKLPEHVKEKLHCLSTILGLLANPTAHHLQPHEHLVV; translated from the exons ATGAGTGTTTCAATCGGCGATAAAATTGAG GATTTTAAGGTCCTCACCCTCCTTGGCAAAGGCTCCTTTGCATGTGTTTACAGGGCAAAATCAGTCAAGACTGGTCTGGAGGTTGCGATCAAAACG ATTGACAAAAAAGCAATGCACAAAGCTGGTATGGTCCAGCGTGTGACAAACGAGGTGGAGATTCAGTGCCGATTGAAACATCCCTCCATACTTGAG CTTTACAATTACTTTGAGGACAGCAACTATGTGTACTTGGTGTTGGAGATGTGCCACAATGGAGAGATGAGTCGGTACCTTAAAGAGCGGAAGATGCCTTTCTCTGAGGATGAAG CAAGACATTTCATGCATCAAATAGTGAAAGGAATGCTGTATTTACATACCCACGGCATCTTGCATCGAGATCTAACCTTGTCAAATCTTTTGCTGACAAGCAGCATGAACATAAAGATAGCAGACTTTGGCCTGGCCACTCAGCTCAAACTCCCAAATGAAAAGCACTTCACAATGTGTGGGACACCCAATTACATCTCCCCAGAGGTGGCCACTCGCAGCGCTCATGGTCTTGAATCAGATGTGTGGTCACTGGGGTGCATGTTCTACGCTTTCCTGATGGGCCGTCCTCCATTCGACACGGACACAGTCAAGCACACTCTGTCTAAAGTGGTTCTTGGGGATTATGAGATGCCCAGCCATGTTTCTCTAGAGGCGCAGGACCTGATccatcagctgctgcagagggacCCCGCCCAGCGGCCCAGCCTCTCTGCAGTGCTGGACCACCCGTTTATGACCCAAAGCCTGCTGGTCAGGACCAAGGAGCTGGGGTTGGGGGATGAGGGATCCATTGACAGTGGCATTGCTACCATCTCCACAGCCTGCACCTCCTCCATCTCAGCCAGCGGCAGCAGCCGCCTCCAGAGAAGAACCAAGCACATGATTGGCTCTGCTCTACCTAACAGGATGGCGCCTATTCCGAGTCTTCCACGCCAACCCAACAGCGCCTGTTTTGAGGACGGAGaccagtggcagcagcagcaccctGCAGACAGATTTCACAGAGAGGGCAGGAGCAGGGGGGTTCATGGTGGAGACAGCGGGCAGCCTCATTCTCGCTACCTGAGGAGGGCTCACTCTTCAGATCGCTCCAGCTCTTCTGCATCAGGCCAGGGGTCGAGTCATGCTGAGCTGGGGAGATGCCACTCAGAGGAGACTCTGACAAGTTTAGGTAGACCAGTCTTCCCTATGTCCTCTACTCAGCACCCATTTACAGAGCACGGAAGGCTCCCCTCTCCCCCCGTCAAACAGTCAGCAAA TTCTGGGTATATGTTGTCCACGCAGACTGCACATCCACCAAACTTGCAATTTCAAGATCTGGAGGGAGTCACTAATTGGCTCAATAACGAGG CCTCTGGGCAGAAGCCCGCGGACAGCAGCactcacagcagcagtggcagcttccacagcagcagaggacCTTTGGGGGTTCATAATTCCTGGACAGACATGCCCATGGGCCGAAATGTGAACCCCCACCACAACCAGCACCACATGCACCATAACCTTCCCTCCAACTGTGACTCGTACAGGGAAAACATACCTGGAGCAGAGTTCCAGCCTCCTCACGGCAGAGAATTAAAGCCTCCTTCAGTCAAACCCGGTGTGGATAAAGAGAAGAAAACGCTGAGGGACATAGTTCCTCCCCTGTGTGCGTCCAGACTGAAGCCAATCAGACAGAAGACCAAAAATGCTGTT GTGAGCGTGCTGGACACAGGTGAAGTGTGCATGGAGTTGTTAAAATGCCAGAATGGTCAAGAGAGGGTTAAAGAAGTCCTTAGGATTTCCTGTGATGGTTTGATG GTGACGATATACCAGCCTAATGGTGGAAAGGGTTTTCCTGTCCTGGActgtcctcctgctcctccagaAGATATTCTGATTTGTAGCTACGAGGACCTTCCAG aAAAGTACTGGAAGAAGTACCAGTACGCCTCCAAGTTTGTGCAGCTCGTGAAATCCAAGACTCCAAAAGTGACTCTCTACACCAAGTACGCCAAGGTGATGCTGATGGAGAACTCTCCCAATGCAGATCTGGAGGTTTGCTTTTATGATG GAGCAAAGACCCACAAGACGTCAGAGCTGGTGCGAGTGGTTGAGAAAAGCGGGAAGTCGTACACGGTGAAGGGCGAGGTGGGGCTGAGCGGCCTGAGCCCAGAGAGCAGGCTATATGTGGAGCTGTCTGATGAAGGCCACAGCATGTGTTTGTCCCTGGAGGCCGCCATCACAGCAGAGGAGCAGCGCAGCACCAAGAACGTCCCTTTCTTCCCCGTCACTATCGGCAG GAGACCTGCCAACCCAGACACGCTGTGCTCATCATCCCTGCCCTCCCAGCCGGTTCCTCCTGAAATAGCTTCACCTCCTCAGCCTCCACAGATCACTCCTTCA ATGATCTCCTACGATGGGTCTGACTTCACCACAGCCAGTCTGAGTAAGAAAAGCTCCCCGCTGCGTCAGGAAACAGGGAAAGTGGTGAAGTCGATATTTGTACCCAATGTTGGATGGGCCTCCCAG CTGACGAATGGAGAGGTGTGGGTGCAGTTTAACGACGGGTCTCAGCTGGTGGTTCAGGCGGGAGTTTCCTGCATCACCTACACGTCTCCAGAGGGGAGGATCACCAG GTAtaaagaaaacgaaaagttgcCTGAACACGTCAAGGAGAAGCTTCACTGTCTCTCCACCATCCTGGGACTGCTGGCCAACCCGACAGCACACCATCTACAACCTCATGAACACTTGGTGGTTTGA